ATCGGCTTCCGACAGCGACTTGCCGATCTTCTTGCCCTGCGCGGCGAGGAAGGTGTTGGCAATGCCACCGCCGACCACGAGCTGATCCACCTTCGCCGACAGGTTCTTCAGCACCGTGAGCTTGGTCGATACCTTGGAGCCAGCCACGATCGCCACCAGCGGCCGCTTCGGATTGGCGAGCGCCTTCGTGAGCGCTTCCAGCTCTTGCGCGAGCAGCGGCCCAGCGCATGCCACAGGCGCGAACTTGGCGATGCCCTGCGTCGTTGCCTCTGCCCGGTGCGACGTGGCAAAGGCATCCATCACGAAGACGTCGCAGAGCTTCGCCATCTTCTGCGCGAGCTCGTCCGAGTTCTTCTTCTCACCCTTGTTGACGCGGCAGTTCTCGAGCATGACCACTTCACCCGGCTTGACCTCGAAGCCGCCGTCGACCCAGTTCTGCACCAGCCGCACCCCGCGACCGAGCAGTTCGGACATGCGCTTGGCGACCGGCGCCAGCGTGTCGGCTGGCTTGAACTCGCCTTCCTTCGGTCGTCCGAGATGGGAAGTGACCATTACCGCCGCACCCTTGTCGAGCGCGAGCTTGATGCCGGGGACGGAGGCGCGGATGCGCGTGTCCTCGGTGATGTTGCCGGCGTCGTCCTGGGGGACGTTCAAGTCGGCGCGAATGAAGACGCGCTTGCCCGCGAGGTCGAGATCCGCCATTTTCAGAACGTTCATTGGTCTGGCTCCCTGAACGGGCGAAGCGATGCTTCGCCCGCAAATGACAACTGCGCGGGCGCACCGACCCCCCGCTCCGGGGTTCCGGTGCGCCCGCGCCGCTCGACTACGGTCACTTGGAGATAGCTTTCGCCATCTCGAGGACCTTGCAGGAATAACCCCATTCGTTGTCGTACCAGGACACCACCTTGACGAAGGTGCCATCCAGCGCGATCCCGGCATC
Above is a genomic segment from Betaproteobacteria bacterium containing:
- a CDS encoding phosphoglycerate kinase, whose amino-acid sequence is MNVLKMADLDLAGKRVFIRADLNVPQDDAGNITEDTRIRASVPGIKLALDKGAAVMVTSHLGRPKEGEFKPADTLAPVAKRMSELLGRGVRLVQNWVDGGFEVKPGEVVMLENCRVNKGEKKNSDELAQKMAKLCDVFVMDAFATSHRAEATTQGIAKFAPVACAGPLLAQELEALTKALANPKRPLVAIVAGSKVSTKLTVLKNLSAKVDQLVVGGGIANTFLAAQGKKIGKSLSEADLVDEAKAVIEACHARGGDVPLPADVVCAKEFSATAAATLKPVDQVTDDDMILDIGPQAAQKLAEVIGRAGTVVWNGPVGVFEYDQFGKGTETVARAIASSPAFSLAGGGDTLAAIAKYDIGSKVGYISTAGGAFLEFLEGKTLPAVAILEERAAKG